The following are encoded in a window of Lacinutrix sp. WUR7 genomic DNA:
- a CDS encoding universal stress protein, whose amino-acid sequence MKNILVPIGASKNAKNTLQYAIDFAQVMQADVYVFRSFSLAPKAGAIINVDSIVAREQVANVKEVVDQVDTKNVSVKIISAKGGVVDSIDAINKELGIDLIIVGQRPNDLQESYFLGRTPGSIVKKTDIPVLVIPEGYAYKPITKILTAIKSGVVSKKGSLVPLQKIIKTFNTEMHLLQVKTKAFSAEDSEINVELKALASSYSSSENATLFQGVLEHLNTHNPDVICVFRRKRGFFKKLWEQNTIKKVDFESRVPLLVLKGAE is encoded by the coding sequence ATGAAAAATATTCTAGTTCCCATTGGTGCATCTAAAAATGCAAAAAACACACTACAATACGCTATAGATTTTGCGCAAGTTATGCAAGCAGATGTTTATGTTTTCAGATCCTTTAGTTTAGCTCCAAAAGCAGGAGCAATAATAAATGTAGATAGTATTGTTGCTAGAGAACAGGTTGCAAATGTGAAAGAAGTTGTAGACCAAGTAGACACAAAAAATGTATCCGTAAAAATAATATCTGCCAAAGGAGGCGTTGTAGATAGTATAGATGCTATAAACAAAGAATTAGGTATAGATTTAATAATTGTAGGACAGCGACCTAATGATTTACAAGAAAGTTATTTTTTAGGAAGAACTCCGGGAAGCATCGTGAAGAAGACAGATATTCCTGTTTTAGTTATTCCAGAAGGATATGCTTATAAACCTATTACAAAGATTCTTACAGCAATAAAATCTGGAGTGGTTAGCAAAAAGGGTTCCTTAGTGCCATTACAAAAGATAATAAAGACTTTTAATACTGAAATGCATTTACTGCAGGTAAAAACGAAGGCTTTTTCTGCAGAAGATTCTGAAATAAATGTGGAGTTAAAAGCATTAGCTTCTTCGTATAGTAGTTCTGAAAATGCAACCTTATTTCAAGGTGTTTTAGAGCATTTAAATACGCATAATCCAGATGTTATTTGTGTTTTTAGACGTAAAAGAGGATTCTTTAAAAAACTATGGGAGCAAAATACGATTAAGAAAGTAGATTTTGAAAGTCGCGTACCTCTTTTAGTCTTAAAAGGAGCAGAGTAA
- the kbl gene encoding glycine C-acetyltransferase has protein sequence MYGNIKQQLQQELQDIKDNGLYKEERIITSPQGAEITLNTGETVLNFCANNYLGLSSHPEVIQAAKDTMDTHGFGMSSVRFICGTQDIHKELEQKIADFYGTEDTILYAAAFDANGGVFEPLLGKEDAIISDALNHASIIDGVRLCKAARYRYANNDMADLEQQLIDANKNGARNKIIVTDGVFSMDGLVAPLDKICDLADKYDAMVMIDECHATGFIGPKGIGTLEEKGVLGRVDIITGTLGKALGGAMGGYTTAKKEIIEILRQRSRPYLFSNSLAPAIVGASIKVFDMLKNDTSLRDKLEWNTKYFKKGIKDAGFDIVDGDSAIVPVMLYDAKLSQTMANMLLNEGIYVIGFFFPVVPKGKARIRVQLSAAHEKEHLDKAISSFIKIGKTLDII, from the coding sequence ATGTACGGAAATATAAAGCAACAACTACAACAAGAACTTCAAGACATAAAGGACAACGGACTTTACAAAGAAGAACGTATTATTACTTCACCACAAGGAGCCGAAATAACACTAAACACTGGCGAAACGGTTTTAAACTTTTGTGCCAATAACTATTTAGGTTTATCATCACATCCAGAGGTTATTCAAGCAGCTAAAGACACCATGGATACGCACGGTTTTGGTATGTCTTCTGTTCGATTTATTTGTGGTACCCAAGACATTCATAAAGAATTAGAACAAAAGATTGCAGATTTTTATGGTACAGAAGACACCATTTTATATGCCGCAGCCTTTGATGCTAATGGAGGTGTATTTGAACCTCTATTAGGAAAAGAAGATGCTATTATTTCAGATGCTTTAAATCATGCGTCCATAATAGATGGTGTACGTTTATGTAAAGCAGCACGATATCGTTATGCTAATAATGATATGGCCGATTTAGAACAACAACTAATAGATGCCAATAAAAATGGGGCTAGAAATAAAATTATAGTTACAGATGGTGTTTTTTCTATGGATGGATTAGTTGCTCCTTTAGATAAAATATGTGACTTAGCCGACAAATATGATGCTATGGTAATGATAGATGAATGTCATGCCACTGGATTTATTGGACCAAAAGGAATTGGAACACTAGAAGAAAAAGGAGTTCTAGGAAGAGTAGATATTATTACCGGAACTTTAGGTAAAGCTTTAGGTGGTGCAATGGGTGGGTATACAACAGCAAAAAAAGAAATTATTGAAATATTACGTCAGCGTTCCAGACCTTATTTGTTTTCAAACTCTTTAGCTCCTGCTATAGTTGGTGCATCTATTAAAGTTTTTGATATGCTTAAAAACGATACCTCTTTACGTGACAAGCTAGAATGGAATACTAAGTACTTCAAAAAAGGAATAAAAGATGCTGGATTTGATATTGTTGATGGTGATTCTGCTATTGTTCCTGTAATGCTATATGATGCAAAACTATCTCAAACTATGGCTAATATGTTATTAAATGAAGGCATTTATGTTATCGGTTTCTTTTTTCCTGTAGTTCCAAAAGGAAAAGCAAGAATAAGAGTACAGCTTTCTGCAGCACATGAAAAAGAGCATTTAGATAAGGCTATATCTAGCTTCATTAAAATTGGGAAAACATTAGATATTATTTAA
- a CDS encoding exodeoxyribonuclease V subunit beta — protein sequence MTNQHPFTIYNASAGSGKTFTLVKEYLKILLQSSNTQQYKNILAITFTNKAVGEMKERIIEMLTAFSSEEIMETPNSMFSILSEELQLEPEKLHSKSKKILNSIIYNYAAFDVSTIDGFTHKIIRTFAHDLKLPLNFEVELDQDSLLQEAVDSLIAKAGTNKELTKILVDFAIEKADDDKSWDISFDFNKIAKLLVKENDVAHIEKLKDKSLEDFKVLKAQLRKDTKSLEAEILEITQNVLQLIDEAGLQFNDFNRSSLPKHFENLKNKRFDISFINKWQVELINGDTLYPKRLTPELGAVIDGLQPQFIKAFEETKKLVFQYKFLKAFYKNITPLSVLSAINQELTNIKIDQNKLLISEFNTLISKEIKDQPTPFIYERLGEKFRHYFIDEFQDTSKLQWQNLIPLIDNSLAGQNLKQEQGTAMLVGDAKQAIYRWRGGEADQFIDLYSKKTDPFQVEQHVDNLPTNFRSYQEIIHFNNAFFKYVAETSLSNQDYSELYHEGSKQNTFNKNEGYIQFDFLDLKDEERDEIYPQKVLETIRTCQTNGYTYQDICILVRKKKEGIAIAEYLNTVGIPIMSSETMLIFNSPEVQFIDNILTLLVQSENDEIKVKALNYLSEKFQIKDKHAFFSKHINESLFQTFKSLEDYHIFLTPNQLLQLPLYELAESIVRNFNLVETSNAYVQYYLDFVLEYSQKQGSSLSGFLEYANNKKGNLSIVSPQGQNAVQIMTIHKSKGLEFPVVIFPYADLNIYTEIEAKEWFPLQAENFNGFSSTLLNYTKEFENYGEVGLQIHNKHQAELELDNINLLYVALTRPKEQLYIISKRDVSAKELKEQKTYAGLFINYLQQANKYNESETTFSFGNPKKTSKEETRHKEIVEQQEFISTTKESHNIKIVTNSGYLWNTAQQEAIEKGNLIHNILAHIKTKEDVLFAITHFKETAIINPEQAIELQKTILQIIDHKELKDYFTIENTIYNERDIISNHEIIRPDRLVINANNEATIIDYKTGAINKKHQLQLENYQRVIEEMSYKVIHKILVYINDDIQVVTF from the coding sequence ATGACTAACCAACATCCTTTCACTATTTACAATGCATCTGCTGGAAGTGGAAAAACATTTACACTCGTTAAAGAGTATTTAAAGATTTTATTGCAATCTAGTAATACCCAACAATACAAGAACATTCTGGCTATTACTTTTACCAATAAAGCGGTTGGTGAAATGAAAGAACGTATTATTGAAATGCTTACCGCGTTTTCTTCGGAAGAAATTATGGAAACCCCAAACAGCATGTTTTCTATTCTTTCTGAAGAATTACAACTGGAACCAGAAAAACTTCATAGTAAGTCAAAAAAAATACTAAACAGTATTATTTATAATTACGCAGCTTTTGATGTTTCTACTATTGACGGATTTACACATAAAATAATTAGAACCTTTGCGCATGATTTAAAACTGCCTTTAAATTTTGAAGTCGAATTAGATCAAGATTCCCTTTTACAAGAAGCAGTAGATAGTTTGATTGCAAAAGCAGGAACGAATAAAGAGCTGACAAAAATTTTAGTGGATTTTGCCATTGAAAAAGCAGATGATGATAAGAGTTGGGATATTTCTTTCGACTTTAATAAGATTGCAAAACTCTTAGTTAAAGAAAATGATGTAGCACATATTGAAAAATTAAAAGACAAATCGCTTGAAGATTTTAAAGTCCTTAAAGCACAATTAAGAAAAGATACAAAAAGCCTTGAAGCTGAAATTTTAGAAATCACACAAAACGTTTTACAGCTAATTGATGAAGCTGGTTTGCAGTTTAATGATTTTAATAGAAGCTCTCTACCAAAACATTTTGAAAATCTAAAGAATAAAAGATTTGATATTAGCTTCATCAATAAATGGCAAGTGGAATTAATTAACGGCGACACACTGTATCCTAAACGGCTTACTCCAGAACTTGGAGCTGTAATAGATGGATTGCAACCACAATTCATTAAAGCTTTTGAAGAAACCAAAAAACTAGTTTTTCAATATAAATTCTTAAAAGCATTTTATAAAAACATAACACCTTTATCGGTTTTAAGCGCAATAAACCAAGAGTTAACTAACATTAAAATAGATCAGAATAAATTATTAATTTCTGAATTCAACACCTTAATAAGCAAGGAAATTAAAGACCAACCAACGCCTTTTATTTACGAACGATTGGGCGAAAAATTTAGACATTACTTTATCGATGAATTTCAAGACACCTCTAAACTGCAATGGCAAAATTTAATTCCGTTAATAGATAACTCGCTTGCTGGTCAAAACTTAAAACAAGAACAAGGAACAGCCATGTTAGTTGGTGATGCCAAACAAGCAATTTATAGATGGCGTGGCGGAGAAGCAGATCAATTTATAGACTTATACTCAAAAAAAACAGATCCTTTTCAAGTAGAACAACATGTAGATAATTTACCTACAAACTTTAGAAGCTACCAAGAAATTATACATTTTAATAATGCTTTTTTTAAATATGTAGCCGAAACTTCATTATCCAACCAGGATTATAGCGAACTCTATCATGAAGGCTCTAAACAAAACACTTTTAACAAAAATGAAGGATATATCCAATTCGACTTTCTAGATCTTAAAGACGAAGAAAGAGATGAGATCTATCCGCAGAAAGTTTTAGAAACCATTAGAACGTGTCAAACCAACGGATATACTTATCAAGATATTTGCATTCTTGTCCGTAAGAAAAAAGAAGGAATCGCTATTGCCGAATATTTAAATACAGTAGGCATTCCTATTATGTCTTCCGAAACGATGCTAATTTTTAACAGTCCGGAAGTGCAGTTTATTGATAATATCCTAACCCTATTGGTGCAATCCGAGAACGATGAAATCAAGGTTAAGGCTTTAAATTATCTTTCCGAAAAATTCCAAATTAAAGACAAGCATGCATTTTTCAGTAAACATATAAATGAGTCGCTTTTTCAAACCTTTAAAAGTTTGGAAGATTACCATATATTTTTAACCCCAAACCAATTACTACAATTACCATTGTATGAGTTGGCAGAAAGTATTGTTAGAAACTTTAATCTAGTAGAAACCTCCAATGCTTATGTACAATATTATTTAGATTTTGTATTAGAGTATTCACAAAAACAAGGTTCTAGCCTTTCTGGCTTTTTAGAATATGCCAACAATAAAAAAGGAAATCTAAGTATTGTTTCACCGCAAGGACAAAACGCGGTGCAGATTATGACTATTCATAAATCTAAAGGGTTAGAATTTCCTGTAGTTATTTTCCCTTATGCCGATTTAAATATTTATACCGAAATAGAAGCAAAAGAATGGTTTCCCTTACAAGCAGAAAATTTTAATGGATTTTCTAGCACACTACTAAACTACACCAAAGAATTTGAAAATTATGGTGAGGTTGGTCTGCAAATCCATAACAAGCATCAAGCAGAATTAGAACTAGATAACATCAACTTATTATATGTTGCTTTAACAAGACCAAAAGAACAACTCTATATTATTTCTAAAAGAGATGTATCTGCCAAAGAATTAAAGGAACAAAAAACCTACGCTGGCTTATTTATAAATTACTTGCAACAAGCAAACAAGTATAATGAAAGTGAAACCACCTTTTCTTTTGGTAACCCTAAAAAAACATCTAAAGAAGAAACTAGGCATAAAGAAATTGTAGAACAACAAGAATTTATATCCACAACCAAAGAAAGTCACAACATAAAAATTGTTACTAATTCTGGTTATTTATGGAATACAGCGCAACAAGAAGCCATCGAAAAAGGAAATCTTATTCACAATATATTGGCACATATTAAAACAAAAGAAGATGTTTTATTTGCAATTACCCATTTTAAAGAAACCGCAATTATAAATCCAGAACAAGCCATAGAACTACAAAAAACGATATTACAAATAATAGATCACAAAGAACTAAAAGACTATTTTACCATCGAAAACACGATTTATAACGAACGGGATATTATTTCAAATCATGAAATTATAAGACCAGACAGATTGGTAATTAATGCCAATAATGAAGCAACCATAATCGATTATAAAACGGGAGCAATAAACAAAAAACACCAATTACAATTAGAAAACTATCAACGTGTAATAGAAGAAATGTCCTATAAAGTGATTCATAAAATACTGGTATACATAAATGATGATATTCAAGTCGTAACCTTTTAA
- a CDS encoding PD-(D/E)XK nuclease family protein, with translation MTTFILDVLKDLQNRNKDLSTLIFILPSKRAGIFLKHQIAQIVNHTILSPKIISIEEFVEDLSQLKKTSNTELLFVFYKVYLELTKKEEQESFDSFSKWAQILLQDFNEIDRYLIPQEKIFNYLSAIQDLKHWSLEEPKSDFIKKYLSFWNKLNQYYTKFAEELLQNKTGYQGLIYREAVENIESYIQTASEKQHIFLGFNALNKAEENIIQELLQNEMAEIFWDIDQKFFDNKYHDAGLFTRQHHKNWKYFTTHPFNWKTNYYTQPKNIEVVGIPKNIGQAKYIGTLLKSLKEKDQTLQQTAVVLADENLLTPTLNALPESIDALNITMGFPLQSIPLASLFEQIFQVHKKASNTFYYKDVIAIISHQFIRSLLNTNNVDVASKITETILTNNLVYLTVDRLKELSTTATKIIDLLFVIKENSVENILKNCADLILCIKEDLDVNKPLNKLSLEYLFRFNELFNELSSLNDRYSYIKDINTLHGLYKELLSAATLDFQGEPLQGLQVMGMLESRVLDFETVIIASVNEGVLPSGKTNNSFIPFDVKIENQLPTYKEKDAVYTYHFYRLLQRAKNVYILYNTEVDVLTGGEKSRFITQLELEGDHEIKHRIVTPKVEACFTKLLEIEKTEAIQNKLKTVAERGFSPSSITNYIRNPIDFYYQKILGIKEQEDVEESVAFNTLGTVVHNTLEDLYTTFIGSYLTVENLEKQKSKINERVTYHFENEYKEGDIHTGKNLIIFEIAKRYVLNFLNLEIEDVKQGNEIKIISLEANNRTSITIPELDFTINLTGKVDRVDTYNGITRIIDYKTGKVLSNEVEISNWEDLTTDYKKYSKSFQVLMYAYMMMQQNKVQFPLEAGIISFKNLSNGFLKFAVKEGRNKAQLITEETMQHFEIELKKIILEICNPKINFVEKEV, from the coding sequence ATGACAACATTCATTCTAGATGTACTAAAAGATTTACAGAACAGAAATAAAGATTTATCTACATTAATCTTTATTTTACCCAGTAAACGTGCTGGTATCTTTTTAAAACACCAAATTGCACAAATAGTTAATCATACTATATTATCTCCTAAAATCATTAGTATAGAGGAGTTTGTAGAAGATCTATCCCAGTTAAAAAAAACTTCAAATACAGAACTTCTATTTGTATTTTATAAAGTCTATTTAGAATTAACTAAAAAAGAAGAACAGGAAAGTTTTGATTCTTTTTCTAAATGGGCGCAAATATTACTTCAGGATTTTAATGAAATAGACAGGTATCTCATTCCCCAAGAAAAAATATTCAACTATTTAAGCGCTATCCAAGATTTAAAGCATTGGTCTTTGGAAGAACCAAAATCGGATTTTATAAAAAAATATCTTTCCTTTTGGAACAAACTAAACCAGTATTATACCAAGTTTGCGGAAGAGCTTCTACAAAACAAAACAGGTTACCAAGGACTAATTTATAGAGAAGCTGTAGAAAATATAGAATCGTACATACAAACTGCTTCAGAAAAACAACATATTTTTTTAGGTTTTAACGCACTCAATAAAGCCGAAGAAAATATTATTCAAGAATTGCTGCAAAATGAAATGGCTGAAATTTTTTGGGATATTGACCAGAAATTTTTTGACAATAAATACCACGATGCCGGATTGTTTACCAGACAACATCACAAAAATTGGAAGTACTTCACTACGCATCCTTTTAACTGGAAGACCAATTACTATACCCAACCAAAAAACATAGAAGTTGTTGGTATTCCTAAAAACATCGGACAAGCAAAATATATAGGTACCCTTTTAAAATCTTTAAAAGAAAAAGATCAAACATTACAACAAACAGCTGTGGTACTTGCAGATGAGAATCTACTTACCCCTACTTTAAATGCACTTCCAGAATCTATTGATGCCTTAAATATTACAATGGGTTTTCCTTTACAATCCATCCCACTAGCCTCTTTATTTGAACAAATATTTCAAGTACATAAAAAAGCAAGTAATACCTTTTACTACAAAGATGTTATTGCTATTATATCCCATCAATTTATAAGGTCTTTACTAAATACAAACAATGTAGATGTCGCATCCAAAATAACAGAAACAATATTAACAAATAACCTCGTTTACTTAACAGTAGATCGCTTAAAAGAACTGAGTACCACTGCAACAAAAATCATAGACTTATTATTTGTTATAAAAGAAAACAGTGTCGAAAACATTCTTAAAAATTGTGCCGATTTAATTTTATGCATAAAGGAAGACTTAGATGTAAATAAACCACTCAACAAACTCTCTTTAGAGTACTTATTTCGCTTTAATGAGCTATTTAATGAACTATCTAGCCTAAATGATAGGTATAGTTATATAAAAGATATAAACACACTTCATGGCCTTTACAAGGAATTATTAAGTGCAGCAACTCTAGATTTTCAAGGAGAACCTTTACAAGGTTTACAAGTTATGGGAATGTTAGAATCTCGCGTTCTAGATTTTGAAACTGTAATTATTGCATCAGTAAATGAAGGTGTGCTTCCGTCAGGAAAAACAAATAACTCCTTTATTCCTTTCGATGTAAAAATAGAAAATCAGTTACCAACCTACAAAGAAAAAGACGCGGTGTACACATACCACTTTTATAGGTTATTACAACGCGCTAAAAACGTATACATTCTATATAATACGGAAGTTGATGTATTAACTGGTGGAGAAAAAAGTAGATTCATTACGCAGTTAGAATTAGAAGGAGATCACGAAATCAAACACCGAATTGTAACGCCAAAAGTAGAAGCTTGTTTTACCAAATTATTAGAAATTGAAAAAACAGAAGCCATTCAAAACAAATTGAAAACGGTTGCAGAACGAGGTTTTTCACCTTCCTCAATTACCAATTATATTAGGAATCCTATAGATTTTTATTATCAGAAAATATTAGGAATTAAAGAACAGGAAGATGTAGAAGAAAGTGTTGCCTTTAATACACTTGGTACAGTGGTACACAATACTTTAGAAGATTTATATACTACTTTTATTGGTTCCTATTTAACCGTGGAAAACTTAGAAAAGCAAAAATCTAAAATTAACGAAAGGGTAACCTATCATTTTGAAAATGAATATAAAGAAGGAGATATTCATACCGGAAAAAACCTCATCATTTTTGAAATTGCCAAACGCTACGTCCTTAATTTTTTAAACTTAGAAATTGAAGATGTAAAACAAGGAAATGAAATAAAAATCATCTCTCTAGAGGCTAATAACAGAACATCTATAACAATTCCTGAGCTAGACTTTACGATTAATCTTACTGGAAAAGTAGACCGTGTAGATACATACAATGGTATCACTAGAATTATTGATTATAAAACGGGTAAAGTATTATCTAATGAAGTAGAGATTTCTAATTGGGAAGACCTAACAACAGATTATAAAAAATACAGCAAGAGTTTTCAAGTACTGATGTATGCATATATGATGATGCAACAAAATAAAGTACAATTTCCATTGGAAGCTGGTATTATATCCTTTAAAAATTTAAGTAACGGTTTTTTAAAATTCGCAGTAAAAGAGGGAAGAAATAAAGCCCAACTTATTACGGAAGAAACCATGCAACATTTTGAAATAGAGCTCAAAAAAATCATTCTAGAAATCTGTAATCCAAAAATTAATTTTGTTGAAAAAGAAGTGTAA
- a CDS encoding S9 family peptidase, with product MVQKNNILQRDSKKPIVWDAFYKENNTKKPLVVFCHGYKGFKDWGAWDLVAQAYSEANLFFVKFNFSHNGSTVENPIDFPDLDAFAENNYTKELEDVDSILNHLLSKENEYINQIDTSNITLIGHSRGGGISIIKASEDNRITKLITWASVSGFGKRTSTTGDLEQWKKDGVKYVLNGRTQQQMPHNYQFYLDYKANENRLNIELATKKVSIPFLIIHAKEDPSVKFNEAENLHAWNNKSELFSIEKSNHVFDASHPYKNKKLPEALQQVVTKSISFI from the coding sequence ATGGTCCAGAAAAATAACATTTTACAGAGAGATTCCAAAAAACCAATCGTTTGGGATGCTTTCTATAAAGAGAATAATACAAAAAAACCATTAGTTGTTTTCTGTCATGGCTACAAAGGCTTTAAAGATTGGGGAGCTTGGGATTTAGTTGCACAAGCATACAGTGAAGCAAACTTGTTTTTTGTGAAATTTAATTTTTCGCATAATGGCAGCACAGTAGAAAACCCAATAGATTTTCCGGATCTCGATGCTTTTGCAGAAAACAATTACACCAAAGAGTTAGAAGATGTTGACAGTATATTAAATCATCTGCTATCTAAAGAAAATGAATATATAAATCAGATAGACACTAGTAATATCACGCTAATTGGTCATTCCAGAGGTGGTGGAATTTCCATAATTAAGGCATCTGAAGATAACAGAATAACCAAATTAATCACTTGGGCAAGTGTCAGTGGATTTGGTAAAAGAACATCTACAACGGGAGATTTAGAACAATGGAAAAAAGATGGTGTTAAGTATGTTTTAAATGGCAGAACCCAACAACAAATGCCACACAACTATCAGTTTTATTTAGACTACAAAGCAAATGAAAATCGATTAAATATAGAATTGGCAACCAAAAAAGTAAGCATTCCTTTTTTAATTATTCATGCAAAGGAAGATCCTTCCGTAAAATTTAATGAAGCAGAAAATTTACATGCCTGGAATAATAAAAGTGAATTATTTTCTATAGAAAAGAGCAACCACGTATTTGATGCTTCCCATCCTTATAAAAACAAAAAACTACCTGAAGCTTTACAACAGGTAGTTACTAAAAGTATTTCTTTTATATAG
- a CDS encoding OmpA family protein, giving the protein MKNLSRLLFAMLLVLGFSNTYAQDENNPWAISFGVNAVDLYPVGEDAPQGDYFDEFFNASDHWNILPSLSTINVSKYLNNGFSVGVTGSINKIEKIGETLGVPSLKVSEMTYYGLDGAVKYSFADLLNCNTIEPYLGVGGGYTWIDEIGAGTLNGSFGLNFWLTENIGFNLQSTYKHSFEDYLSKHFQHSAGLTVKFGGKDTDGDGVYDKDDACPEVPGLEAFNGCPDADGDGIEDSKDTCPNEAGLAEFNGCPDTDGDGVADNEDKCPTVAGLKALAGCPDADGDGVADGDDKCPSEAGPAANNGCPWADTDGDGVLDKDDKCPNEVGVAANNGCPEVIAAPTAEVMATLNNYARTILFASAKSSFKQETYPVLQAITAILKEYPESNFTLEGHTDSDGPKASNQLLSERRANAVRDYLIANGVSADRLVAAGFGEDYPIDSNATRAGKRNNRRVEVKLRK; this is encoded by the coding sequence ATGAAAAATCTTAGCAGATTATTGTTCGCTATGTTGCTTGTATTAGGTTTTAGCAACACGTATGCACAAGATGAAAACAATCCTTGGGCAATTAGTTTCGGGGTAAACGCAGTCGATCTTTATCCAGTTGGAGAAGATGCTCCTCAAGGAGATTACTTTGATGAGTTCTTTAACGCATCAGATCACTGGAATATCCTTCCATCTTTATCTACTATTAATGTATCTAAATACCTTAATAATGGATTTTCTGTTGGAGTAACAGGATCAATCAACAAAATTGAAAAAATCGGAGAGACATTAGGAGTACCTAGCTTAAAAGTTAGTGAAATGACTTATTATGGTCTTGACGGAGCTGTTAAATATAGCTTTGCAGATTTATTAAACTGTAATACTATTGAGCCTTATTTAGGTGTTGGTGGTGGTTACACTTGGATTGATGAAATTGGAGCTGGTACTTTAAACGGTTCTTTCGGTTTAAATTTCTGGTTAACAGAAAACATTGGTTTTAACTTACAATCTACTTACAAACATTCATTTGAAGATTACTTATCTAAACATTTCCAACACTCTGCAGGTTTAACTGTTAAGTTTGGTGGAAAAGATACAGATGGTGACGGTGTATATGACAAAGATGATGCTTGTCCAGAAGTTCCTGGTTTAGAAGCATTCAACGGTTGTCCTGATGCTGATGGTGATGGAATTGAAGATTCTAAAGATACTTGTCCTAATGAAGCTGGTTTAGCTGAATTTAACGGATGTCCTGATACTGATGGTGATGGTGTAGCTGATAATGAAGACAAATGTCCTACAGTTGCTGGATTAAAAGCTTTAGCTGGTTGTCCTGATGCTGATGGTGACGGAGTTGCTGATGGAGATGATAAATGTCCTAGTGAAGCTGGTCCTGCTGCTAACAATGGTTGCCCATGGGCAGACACTGATGGTGATGGTGTATTAGACAAAGATGATAAATGTCCTAATGAAGTAGGTGTTGCTGCAAACAATGGTTGTCCAGAAGTAATTGCTGCTCCAACTGCTGAAGTAATGGCAACATTAAACAACTATGCTAGAACAATCTTATTTGCAAGTGCTAAGTCATCTTTCAAACAAGAAACATACCCAGTATTACAAGCAATTACTGCTATCTTAAAAGAATATCCTGAATCTAACTTTACGTTAGAAGGACATACTGATAGTGATGGTCCTAAAGCTTCTAACCAATTATTATCTGAAAGAAGAGCTAACGCTGTAAGAGATTACTTAATCGCTAACGGAGTAAGTGCTGACAGATTAGTTGCTGCTGGATTTGGGGAAGATTACCCAATCGATTCTAACGCTACAAGAGCTGGTAAGAGAAATAACAGACGTGTTGAAGTAAAACTTAGAAAATAA
- a CDS encoding superoxide dismutase, with protein MAFELPKLKYAYDALEPNIDARTMEIHYTKHHQGYTTKLNAAIEGTDLDGKSIEDILGNLDMKNAAVRNNGGGFYNHSLFWEVMNPEGKGRLSGDLKDAIEAAYGSVDAFKDTFSKAAATQFGSGWAWLCVHKGGKVEVCSTPNQDNPLMPGVTCQGTPILGLDVWEHAYYLKYQNRRPDYIESFFNVINWNEVERRYAEAK; from the coding sequence ATGGCTTTCGAATTACCGAAATTAAAATATGCTTATGATGCTTTAGAACCAAACATTGATGCGCGCACAATGGAGATTCATTATACAAAACATCATCAAGGTTATACAACAAAATTAAATGCAGCTATTGAAGGAACAGATTTAGACGGGAAATCTATTGAAGATATTCTTGGTAATCTAGATATGAAAAATGCAGCTGTTAGAAATAACGGAGGAGGTTTTTATAACCACTCTTTATTCTGGGAAGTAATGAACCCAGAAGGAAAAGGACGTTTGTCTGGAGATTTAAAAGATGCTATTGAAGCTGCTTATGGTTCTGTAGATGCTTTTAAAGATACTTTTAGTAAAGCAGCAGCAACACAATTTGGTTCAGGTTGGGCTTGGTTATGTGTGCATAAAGGAGGAAAAGTAGAAGTTTGTTCTACTCCAAATCAAGATAACCCATTAATGCCAGGAGTTACTTGTCAAGGAACACCAATTTTAGGATTAGATGTTTGGGAGCATGCTTATTACTTAAAGTACCAAAACAGAAGACCAGATTATATTGAATCTTTCTTTAATGTAATTAACTGGAATGAAGTTGAAAGACGTTATGCAGAAGCGAAGTAA